The Falco rusticolus isolate bFalRus1 chromosome 15, bFalRus1.pri, whole genome shotgun sequence genome has a segment encoding these proteins:
- the RPGRIP1L gene encoding protein fantom isoform X4: MAVPADETVGDLPVRDVGLTVAGIGRLQESSTTQNVKARQAVSRISREELEDRFFRLRDESILLKQHANKQEEKIKRMATKLMRLANDKKSPEQVGGGPKRLGQVVELEEMIEHLQERVRELEKQNESLRSKLISTKQQLQIQGHRPNPYSYVQSRINTGLKKANEAAGLPELTNKGMRYQDLEVKSPNLVAPTYGQSLLDDPKAEIRNLDFRSLKGRKNNHGCSEWYIQVQKQTRPKTSRYV, encoded by the exons ATGGCTGTTCCAGCTGATGAAACTGTGGGGGACCTGCCTGTGAGAGATGTAGGTCTAACTGTGGCTGGAATTGGAAGATTACAAG AATCATCAACTACACAGAATGTAAAAGCTCGACAAGCTGTATCACGAATCAGTCGAGAGGAACTGGAAGACAGATTTTTTCGTTTACGTGATGAGAGCATCTTGCTCAAACAGCATGCAAATaagcaagaggagaaaattaaaag AATGGCCACCAAGTTAATGCGGCTTGCTAATGATAAAAAAAGTCCTGAACAGGTTGGTGGCGGCCCCAAGCGGCTGGGTCAGGTTGTGGAGCTGGAAGAAATGATTGAACATTTGCAAGAGAGAGTTCGTGAGCTTGAGAAACAAAACGAGAGCCTCCGCAGCAAACTCATTTCAACTAAACAGCAGCTCCAGATTCAAGGCCACAGGCCTAATCCGTACAGCTATGTTCAATCTCGTATTAACACGGGTCTCAAAAAAGCGAATGAGGCTGCTGGCCTGCCAGAGCTCACAAACAAAG gAATGAGATATCAGGATTTAGAAGTGAAATCACCAAACCTTGTGGCCCCAACGTATGGACAAAGTCTGCTCGATGATCCAAAGgctgaaataagaaattt agatttcaGGTCTCTCAAAGGTAGAAAAAATAACCACGGTTGCTCAGAATGGTACATTCAGgtacaaaagcaaacaaggcCAAAAACCTCAAGGTACGTTTAA
- the RPGRIP1L gene encoding protein fantom isoform X5, with product MAVPADETVGDLPVRDVGLTVAGIGRLQESSTTQNVKARQAVSRISREELEDRFFRLRDESILLKQHANKQEEKIKRNEISGFRSEITKPCGPNVWTKSAR from the exons ATGGCTGTTCCAGCTGATGAAACTGTGGGGGACCTGCCTGTGAGAGATGTAGGTCTAACTGTGGCTGGAATTGGAAGATTACAAG AATCATCAACTACACAGAATGTAAAAGCTCGACAAGCTGTATCACGAATCAGTCGAGAGGAACTGGAAGACAGATTTTTTCGTTTACGTGATGAGAGCATCTTGCTCAAACAGCATGCAAATaagcaagaggagaaaattaaaag gAATGAGATATCAGGATTTAGAAGTGAAATCACCAAACCTTGTGGCCCCAACGTATGGACAAAGTCTGCTCGATGA
- the RPGRIP1L gene encoding protein fantom isoform X3, with protein MAVPADETVGDLPVRDVGLTVAGIGRLQESSTTQNVKARQAVSRISREELEDRFFRLRDESILLKQHANKQEEKIKRMATKLMRLANDKKSPEQVGGGPKRLGQVVELEEMIEHLQERVRELEKQNESLRSKLISTKQQLQIQGHRPNPYSYVQSRINTGLKKANEAAGLPELTNKGMRYQDLEVKSPNLVAPTYGQSLLDDPKAEIRNLKTVIESQKERIEELEHAREVLVSQLRRKDKEIEESILRLKEQEATSQRLNIRDNVEMIKVRKQLVEKTNALSAMEGKFLQLQEVIAI; from the exons ATGGCTGTTCCAGCTGATGAAACTGTGGGGGACCTGCCTGTGAGAGATGTAGGTCTAACTGTGGCTGGAATTGGAAGATTACAAG AATCATCAACTACACAGAATGTAAAAGCTCGACAAGCTGTATCACGAATCAGTCGAGAGGAACTGGAAGACAGATTTTTTCGTTTACGTGATGAGAGCATCTTGCTCAAACAGCATGCAAATaagcaagaggagaaaattaaaag AATGGCCACCAAGTTAATGCGGCTTGCTAATGATAAAAAAAGTCCTGAACAGGTTGGTGGCGGCCCCAAGCGGCTGGGTCAGGTTGTGGAGCTGGAAGAAATGATTGAACATTTGCAAGAGAGAGTTCGTGAGCTTGAGAAACAAAACGAGAGCCTCCGCAGCAAACTCATTTCAACTAAACAGCAGCTCCAGATTCAAGGCCACAGGCCTAATCCGTACAGCTATGTTCAATCTCGTATTAACACGGGTCTCAAAAAAGCGAATGAGGCTGCTGGCCTGCCAGAGCTCACAAACAAAG gAATGAGATATCAGGATTTAGAAGTGAAATCACCAAACCTTGTGGCCCCAACGTATGGACAAAGTCTGCTCGATGATCCAAAGgctgaaataagaaattt GAAGACTGTGATTGAGTCCCAAAAGGAACGCATTGAAGAACTGGAACACGCCAGAGAGGTACTTGTGAGTCAGCTAAGAAGAAAGGACAAGGAAATTGAAGAATCCATCCTACGGCTGAAAGAGCAAGAAGCAACAAGCCAAAG GTTAAACATTCGGGACAATGTGGAAATGATCAAAGTCCGTAAACAGCTGGTTGAGAAAACCAACGCTCTTTCAGCAATGGAAGGAAAATTTCTCCAGCTTCAAGAGGTAATTGCAATTTG